The Candidatus Peregrinibacteria bacterium genome includes the window CCGGCTCTCTACGAGCTCGCTCAAAGAAAACTTTTGCCGGAAGAATATTTCATCGTGGGATATGCGAGGAGTGAGAAAACCAGGGCAGAATTTCAAAAGGAATTTCTCTACAGCATTATTGAAGCTTATGGGAAAAGACCGAGCTTCTCGACAAAAGTACTCGATTCTCTCATAGAGCATATTCACTATTTTTCTGGACAGTATGATGTCAAAGAAGATTTCCAAAAATATCGTATTTCCCTCAAAAAATTGATTGGACGTCATGATATCGCGTCTCTTTGTCATATCGCTTATTTTTCGGTTCCACCATCAGTATTTGAACCGATTACGATAAAACTTGCCGAAACACGCACTTCACCTCAGGAAGATCTGAGAATTATTCTCGAAAAACCATTCGGAAATGATGAACCTTCGGCCGCACGACTTTTTAACGTTATTTCTCGATATTTTTCGGAGGATCAAGTGTATCTCCTCGATCATTATCTCGGAAAAACATCTGTGCAGAGTATCCTTTCGCTGAGGCACTCAAACAGTATTTTGAATAGTCTTCTCAAGGGAAAAGAAATTGCCTCCATTCAAATTACGGCTGTGGAAGACATTGGAATTGAAAATCGTGTTGGATATTTCGATTCTGTCGGCATTATCAAGGATATGTTTCAATCACATCTGACGCAAATTCTCGCGATGATGACGATGTCGATTCCGATCAGCGAAGA containing:
- a CDS encoding glucose-6-phosphate dehydrogenase (NADP(+)), yielding MSSSIKKPFILTLFGASGDLAKLKIFPALYELAQRKLLPEEYFIVGYARSEKTRAEFQKEFLYSIIEAYGKRPSFSTKVLDSLIEHIHYFSGQYDVKEDFQKYRISLKKLIGRHDIASLCHIAYFSVPPSVFEPITIKLAETRTSPQEDLRIILEKPFGNDEPSAARLFNVISRYFSEDQVYLLDHYLGKTSVQSILSLRHSNSILNSLLKGKEIASIQITAVEDIGIENRVGYFDSVGIIKDMFQSHLTQILAMMTMSIPISEDGESFQREKYAILSALKFSPKKENLFLGQYKSYKNLDGVKKGSTTETYMSVKIKIDRESWYGVPIFVRTGKKLDRKTTYVVVEFKKMQFQKNLESNRLILELQPEEKIHFKLLNKHGHLSEYHEIDAIESIECAPETCLPEHAVLLLDVLKKEKLHFLSFGEILAAWRITDSIFEFREKANIQTVEYEDGTSCPQGSDVLFQKTEEKWYEV